The genomic window AGATTATCATAGCCATCCCGTCTGCAAAGCCTGCGCAAATCCAGAAGATTATGGGTGAGTGCAAGAAGCATGATGTTGTACTAAAGACCCTTCCAAGCCTTAAGGATGTTATAAAGGGGCAGGTCTCGGTCAGTCAGATAAGGGACATATCTATTGAAGACCTGTTGTTCAGGGACCCTGTATCCATAAATCCCGAAAATATCCGTGACCTTGTGTGCGGCAAAAGAGTACTCGTGACAGGCGCCGCCGGGTCAATCGGGTCAGAACTTTGCAGGCAAATCCTCCAGCATAATCCCAGAAGCCTGATACTGTACGACCGCAATGAGAACGGGCTCTATTTTATTGACCATGAACTGGGGCAAAAATATTCAAGAGACTTCTTTAACGTGGTAATAGGTGATATATGCGATACGAACAGGTTATATATGAAGTTTAAAAAATACAGGCCTGAGATCGTGTTTCATGCCGCGGCATACAAACATGTCCCACTGATGGAGGATAATATAGTCGAGAGTATCAAAAACAATGTCCAGGGGACATGGAATGTCATGGAGCTGTCTGATCAGTTTGGTGTCGGGACATTTGTCCAGATATCCACTGACAAGGCGGTTAATCCTACGAGCGTTATGGGGGCATCAAAGCGGATTGCAGAGATGGCTGTAACACATATGAATAATGTCAGCAGGACCAGGTTTGTCGTTGTAAGATTTGGCAATGTCCTTGGAAGCAGCGGCAGTGTAGTGCCCCTTTTCAGAGAGCAGCTTCGAAAGGGCGGGCCTATTACGGTTACACATCCGGATATACAGCGCTTTTTTATGACCATCCCTGAAGCGGTCCAGTTAGTCCTTCAGGCCGCTGCCAAGGGCAATGGAGGCGAAATCTTTGTTTTGGATATGGGCGAGCAGATAAAGATCATAGACCTGGCAAGGAATCTGATCACACTCTCAGGATTAGTGCCGGAGAAAGACATTAAGATAGTATTCACCGGCCTGCGACCAGGAGAAAAACTCTACGAAGAATTGTTTGACACAGAAGAGGAGATCCTGCCGACATCCCATGAAAAGATAAACATGGCCATATCCGGTACAAACGGTATAGATGCCGAAAAGTTCTTTAATCAGCTGATAGAATTACAGGTCAGGGCATTAGGGGCGGACAAAGATGGTGTGCTTTCTGCCATGAAAGACCTGATCCCCACATATAGCCAGACGCAGATTCAAGCAGAGCAATGAGTGAGAAGAAGCGATGAGCAATGAGCAATGAGTGAGAAGAACAATATAGTCTGGCACCATGCAGTCATAACCCCTTCCCACAGGGAAGCACTGAACGGACACAAGAGCGTTGTCCTCTGGTTTACAGGCCTTTCAGGCGCCGGGAAATCCACCCTTGCACATTATGTTGAAGAGAGGCTCTACAAAATGGGCTGCCGGACATTTGTATTTGACGGAGATAATGTAAGGCACGGCCTCTGCTCTGACCTTGGTTTCTCTGCCGAAGACCGCAGCGAGAACATCAGGCGGATCGGAGAGATGGTAAAACTATTCACAGAGGCAGGCATTATAGCATTGACTGCCTTCATATCCCCGTTTATTAAGGACAGGGAGAGAGTGAGATCACTTGTAGGCATGGATAAATTCATCGAGATATATTGCGACAGCAGCCTTGAGGTTTGCGAGAGCAGGGATACCAAGGGACTATACGCAAAGGCAAGAAGAGGCGAGATACCAGGATTCACAGGCATATCATCCCCCTACGAGCCTCCGGTAAACCCTGAACTGCATCTAAAGACCGGCGAAATGTCATTAGAGGAATGCGTTGATATTGTTGTCAGATATCTGATGGGCAAAAAAATCATTAAAAACTCTTGACAACCCTATCAGATTCTCCTATATTGGTTCAGTGCCTGAACACAGCACCTGAGATACTTCATTCATCTGTCTTATCCCCATATCTCAATAACCAAAGAAGACGCAAGACATCTTTGTGCCTTTTAA from Nitrospirota bacterium includes these protein-coding regions:
- the cysC gene encoding adenylyl-sulfate kinase; its protein translation is MSEKNNIVWHHAVITPSHREALNGHKSVVLWFTGLSGAGKSTLAHYVEERLYKMGCRTFVFDGDNVRHGLCSDLGFSAEDRSENIRRIGEMVKLFTEAGIIALTAFISPFIKDRERVRSLVGMDKFIEIYCDSSLEVCESRDTKGLYAKARRGEIPGFTGISSPYEPPVNPELHLKTGEMSLEECVDIVVRYLMGKKIIKNS
- a CDS encoding polysaccharide biosynthesis protein, giving the protein MPTNLVLKYRRLLIVSLHLFLIVFSNLFAFFLRFEGAIPSSYFRMIGITLPAVALTRLAVFYFFDLHSGLWRYVSIRDLLQIIKAVFLSSVIIGLIVYPVLDYQFYPRSIMVMDSVFIMVLMGGVRFTSRVIREKARFARHEKKRVFIYGAGDAGELLLRDMLKNPDYTLHATGFIDDDKKKKGLKIHSVPVLGTGDDLAHLIKKHAPEEIIIAIPSAKPAQIQKIMGECKKHDVVLKTLPSLKDVIKGQVSVSQIRDISIEDLLFRDPVSINPENIRDLVCGKRVLVTGAAGSIGSELCRQILQHNPRSLILYDRNENGLYFIDHELGQKYSRDFFNVVIGDICDTNRLYMKFKKYRPEIVFHAAAYKHVPLMEDNIVESIKNNVQGTWNVMELSDQFGVGTFVQISTDKAVNPTSVMGASKRIAEMAVTHMNNVSRTRFVVVRFGNVLGSSGSVVPLFREQLRKGGPITVTHPDIQRFFMTIPEAVQLVLQAAAKGNGGEIFVLDMGEQIKIIDLARNLITLSGLVPEKDIKIVFTGLRPGEKLYEELFDTEEEILPTSHEKINMAISGTNGIDAEKFFNQLIELQVRALGADKDGVLSAMKDLIPTYSQTQIQAEQ